In one Rutidosis leptorrhynchoides isolate AG116_Rl617_1_P2 chromosome 8, CSIRO_AGI_Rlap_v1, whole genome shotgun sequence genomic region, the following are encoded:
- the LOC139863434 gene encoding uncharacterized protein, which translates to MEIDKRGKNKLPCLFGGNGENANRKTVQPRSPSNGFTEQKLFTIEAGQTSSKQVYGIPIKALLAKEMLDETLAKKGSPSLIAKLMGLDGLPSPQPVHKQYKKSAVNSHKSNSKSNESYQLDMKTSIEQQDFKDVYEDPEASHVVNHLYSSPSFSARRRSTKHDLGYIQERYDEILCESVAIKTKLERVASNSDLMSSYLHQVQQDISFVSPYQITILKPSNYVRYRHHDKGLKEDKETSKFHVHVSHKKNENDHLGYSCHTTSNTRRSSRYRVERNNKVEISPTRIVVLKPNLAKISGDHFFVHSPDERGKNIESREVKSSRHKSKEAREIARQITSQMKERFANGNVSLFGSGYSESEMEVSSRSSFYRVDRPRRSSSNMSESDVIREAKKRMSRRWKTHGYKDVGMVGKNSSTLEEMLSVPNNVVGPVRTNDEHFRRTSRSTSLAPSLRNLNQKETNYQEAHADEKVMIESLQRGKNKALKGNYVQREDSRSRNSRYSKRCQSSQYCNTCCSPEIDNILRERRSNLVDLDELLISDVHAATKSADSVDEDSSNSQEQSTAISQGTVSVQLSGPDLEPESSEGSKEVEVDQHGRISVSEICTTEDVSSGFDCLDRVSSQLHELRKQLFMLKMESVSTYDSPNDEENEPGSSFTVTESDNWESTYITDFLQNSGFYNYDPHTFMTTWYSECPKDPWLFDQLEKIYSQDSTVSRSDRRLFHDRINEALFAIYKTVLSCLWVNPGQRGIQVALTEIGFEGQLQKVLVKQENEASEVFEEIYVDQDLDWLQPVKEIDAVGNQIADEIVIELVVEFVTG; encoded by the exons ATGGAGATAGATAAGAGGGGAAAAAACAAATTACCTTGCCTTTTTGGAG GGAATGGAGAAAACGCAAATCGAAAAACTGTTCAACCGAGGTCTCCAAGTAATGGTTTCACTGAGCAGAAATTG TTCACAATTGAAGCCGGGCAAACGTCTTCCAAACAAGTTTACGGGATCCCAATAAAGGCGTTGTTAGCTAAAGAAATGTTGGATGAAACTTTAGCCAAAAAAGGGTCTCCGAGTCTTATAGCCAAGTTAATGGGTCTAGATGGACTGCCGTCCCCCCAGCCTGTACACAAGCAATATAAAAAGTCAGCAGTCAACTCTCACAAGAGCAATAGCAAAAGTAATGAGAGTTATCAGTTAGATATGAAGACGAGTATAGAGCAGCAAGATTTCAAAGATGTTTATGAAGATCCAGAAGCATCACATGTTGTAAATCATCTATATTCTTCACCTTCGTTCAGCGCAAGACGAAGATCCACGAAGCATGATTTAGGTTACATCCAAGAAAGATATGATGAGATTCTTTGTGAGTCCGTTGCAATTAAAACGAAACTTGAAAGGGTAGCCTCCAACTCGGACTTGATGTCGAGTTACCTGCACCAGGTTcagcaagatatttcatttgtttCTCCCTACCAAATAACGATTTTAAAACCATCAAATTATGTTAGATACAGGCACCATGACAAAGGGTTGAAAGAGGATAAAGAAACCTCTAAGTTCCACGTTCACGTGTCTCATAAAAAAAATGAGAACGATCATTTAGGATATTCGTGTCACACTACTAGTAACACTCGTAGATCATCTAGATATCGTGTAGAAAGGAACAATAAAGTTGAAATTTCCCCAACAAGGATTGTAGTTCTTAAGCCAAATCTTGCAAAAATCTCCGGCGATCATTTTTTTGTACATTCTCCCGATGAACGTGGGAAGAATATAGAATCGCGTGAGGTTAAGTCATCTAGGCACAAGTCGAAAGAAGCTAGAGAGATTGCAAGGCAAATTACTAGTCAAATGAAAGAGAGATTTGCAAATGGGAATGTTAGCCTGTTTGGTTCGGGTTATAGTGAATCAGAAATGGAGGTTTCTTCCAGAAGTTCGTTTTACCGAGTTGACCGGCCCAGACGTTCGTCATCTAACATGTCTGAATCTGATGTGATTCGTGAAGCAAAGAAACGAATGTCACGTAGGTGGAAAACTCATGGATATAAAGATGTGGGAATGGTTGGCAAAAACAGCAGCACACTTGAAGAAATGCTTTCTGTACCTAACAATGTAGTGGGCCCGGTTCGGACCAACGATGAACATTTTAGAAGAACATCACGATCAACATCTCTCGCTCCATCCCTTCGGAACCTAAATCAAAAGGAAACTAACTACCAAGAAGCTCATGCTGATGAGAAGGTAATGATCGAGTCCCTACAACGAGGGAAGAATAAGGCGTTGAAGGGTAATTATGTTCAAAGAGAAGATTCAAGATCCAGAAATTCAAGATACAGTAAAAGATGTCAGTCCTCTCAATATTGCAATACATGTTGTAGTCCCGAGATCGATAATATCTTAAGAGAAAGACGTTCCAACTTAGTGGATCTTGATGAGCTACTGATTTCTGATGTTCATGCTGCTACCAAAAGTGCAGATTCTGTTGATGAAGATAGCTCAAATTCACAG GAACAATCTACTGCAATCTCACAGGGTACTGTTTCCGTTCAGTTGTCTGGACCTGATCTTGAGCCTGAGTCGTCTGAAGGTTCGAAGGAGGTTGAGGTTGATCAACATGGTCGTATTTCGGTGTCGGAAATTTGTACTACAGAAGATGTATCATCTGGGTTTGATTGTCTTGATAGAGTCAGTTCTCAACTTCATG AGCTCAGAAAACAGCTATTTATGTTAAAGATGGAGTCAGTATCAACTTATGATAGCCCAAATGACGAAGAAAACGAACCAGGGTCATCCTTTACAGTAACCGAGTCAGACAACTGGGAATCTACTTACATAACCGATTTCCTACAAAATTCTGGTTTCTACAATTACGACCCGCATACATTCATGACTACATGGTATTCAGAATGTCCCAAAGATCCGTGGTTATTTGATCAACTTGAAAAGATATACTCGCAAGATTCAACTGTCTCAAGATCCGACAGACGGTTGTTTCATGATCGTATAAATGAGGCGTTATTTGCTATTTACAAGACCGTGTTATCTTGCCTGTGGGTCAATCCGGGTCAAAGAGGTATCCAGGTGGCGTTGACTGAGATTGGATTTGAAGGTCAGTTGCAGAAGGTGTTAGTGAAGCAAGAAAATGAAGCGAGCGAGGTTTTTGAGGAAATATATGTTGACCAGGATCTAGATTGGCTGCAACCAGTGAAAGAAATCGATGCTGTTGGTAATCAAATTGCGGACGAGATAGTTATTGAGTTAGTAGTAGAATTTGTAACTGGATAG